Within the Phycisphaerae bacterium genome, the region TTGAGCCCCAACCTTGTGACCTCCAGCATCGATCCCCGGTACAGCCTGACGATCTACAACGCCGCTTCATCGGCCCGGACGCTGACCATCATGCTCATCATCGCCGTCATCGGAATGCCCTTCGTCCTGGCCTATACCGCTGTCATCTACTGGGTCTTCCGCGGCAAGGTTCAGCTTGGCCGGCACAGCTACTGATGGGGCGCGCCCCGGCCGCATCACTGCCCAAAGGAGGGAAAACCAGATGCCTTACAGCCCGTGCGCCTTCATGAGAGGCAACGTGGCCCTTTCAGAACCACGACCGTCAGAGAGTACCGTCCCGATAGACGATGAACAGGACGCCAGGCGAGTCCTGTGTGCCCCATCCAAGGTGGGCCGGGGGTCATCCCTCCTCCACGCCGCTCCGCACACACGCTCACCGCCGGAGCATGCCATCGTGTTATGTCGTCACCGAAATCAGCGGAGATCCTCTGCCCGCACCCGGCGGGCACCTGCGGTTCCGGGCTCTTTGATATATTGATACCTTACGGCCGGCGATCTGTGCGGCTTGCGCGCACGTTGCTGAATCGCAGTGCCCCCGGGTTGCGGCCCGCAGAAAGGCGGTTCGCCTTCGCAGCCCTACTCTGGCGGACTGCCGGGCTGGAAACGACCTCCGGTCTTACCCCGTCCCAGCCGAACGAACCCAAAAGTCAAGATAGAGAACCTCCGCCCAAGCACGGCCGGCTTCCCCGCCAGACCCGGGCAGTTGCCGGATCGCCGCGCCAAACGAACCCAAAAAATGACCTAAACGATTGATAGAAAAGGGGTTGCGATCGTCCCACTGGCCTGCCATCCCCCTCGGAATCCCTTGGCTTGAGCCCCCCTTTTCTGTCCCCCGGCTGGCGGGGAAGTCGGGACTCCTCGGAATGGGGCACCCGGTTGGACACGCGGCGGCCGCCGGCGAGAGTCGCCGACCAAGAGTCTTGGAGCGACTTGGTTGCTGCTACAACGATGCCGGAGAAGTCAGGAACCCCTGATAAGCATCTTCTACCCGATGCCTGCACCGCTTTCACAATGGCGTAAAGCCGTTTACCCCCTCCGGTTGCATAAGAATCCCCGCAGGCGCGCGGAGAAGCATGTCCGAATCGGGCGTCTTGTGCCGAATCACCGCTGTCTCCGGAGTTCACCGGTGACGAGGTCCATGGGCGACGGCAGAACACGGCCCATTCTCAGTTCCATGTTCACAATCCTGCATTCCCCTGCGTTGCCGTGTGCAACCCTCGGCTTTACACTGCCGAGCGGCCAGGGAGGACGAATCATGAAACGACCGATGCCAGGTCTTGGCTGGTTCGGAAGCACGCTGCTGGTCAGTTCCATTGCGGTCGCGGCAAATGATGTTGGCTTCTATCAGATCGGTTCGGCCTCGGTCGTCATAACGCCGAAGGTGGCCCATGACGCCCCACCGGTGTGGCTGGCCGGGTACGGGCAGGGCCGACAGGCCGAGGGCGTGCACGACGACATCTACGCGCGGGCCATATTCATCCATGACGGCCAATTCGGTCTGGCCATCGTTGCATGCGACCTGATCGGCCTTTTCCACGACGAGGTGGCGAAGGTCCGAAAGGAACTTGGCCGGCTGCAACTGAGCCCGTCGATCGATTACGTCCTTGTCAGCAGTACGCACACGCACGCCGGGCCGGACACGCTGGGACTCTGGGGCCCCGTTGGCCGGACGGGCATCACGCCCGGTTACCTCGATGAAGTGCGGACGGCGTGCGTCGATGCCGTCCGCCGGGCGCATCGGAATGCCCGGCGCGGCACACTGCGGATCGGAACCGCCGATGTGAATCGTCTGGCCGAACTGATCGGCGACTCGCGGCTGCCCAAAGTGATCGACTCGCAACTGACCGTCATCCAGGCGACGAATGATGGCGGCGAGATGATCGTTACGCTGGTCAACATGCCGTGCCACCCTGAGGTTCTCGGTTCAAAGAACAAGCAGTTGAGCAGCGATTTCCCTTCGACGTTGCGCCAGTACCTTGAAACGAAGTTCGGCGGGCTGGCCGTCTACAACAGCGGGGCGGTCGGCGGCTTGCTCTCGCCTCGCGAGCCGAAGTCTGACCCGTTCACAAATGAGCCGTTGCCGGAGGATGAAATCGGCCGGATGATCGCTTATGGACGGATCATCGGACGTATTGCCGAGGGCGCCATCGACCAAGCTCAGCCTCTGCGCGGGCCGATTCGTGCTATCTCTCGGGAAGTGCAAATTCCGTTGTGGAACCCGTTTTACAGGCTGGGCGGATCCATCGGGGTTCTTCAGCGGCCGATGCTCGACGCAGACGGGCGACCTGTCAAGATGCAGCAGGCCGCCACGGCGACCGCCGCGGCCGGCGCACCGGCCGAGGGCGATCTGTATCTCAAGACCGAGATCGGCCTCATCCAGATCGGTTCGCTTCAGATCGCGGCGGTTCCGGGCGAACTCTACCCGGAGCTGGCCCTGGGCAGATTCCAGCAACCCCAGGAAGCCGCGGCCGATTTCCCGAACGCCCCGCTGGAACCGGCGATCTATCCGCTCATGACCGGGCGGTTCAAAATGGTCATCGGGCTGGCGAATGACGAGATCGGCTACATCATCCCCAAGTCGCAGTGGGACTGGTCCTCGCCATACGCCTATGGCCGCAAGGAGCGCCAGTACGGTGAGATCAACTCCTGCGGGCCGGAAGCCGCCACGCGCCTGATGGCGGCGTGGCAGTCGCTCGTCGCACAGCGGTAGACGCGGAATCGCGTGCGACGTCCGACCTCGGCGATTGGGAGGCGGTCATGGCGGCAAACGCGGCCTGCCAATCCGGGGTTTCAAGGTTTTGAAGACATGAGCATGTCGGCAACGCCTGTCACCGTCGGGAGCAGACGCTTTGCGATCTTGCCTGTAGGACCCCGCGGCAGATCACGATGGATAATGATCTGGCGAGGGACTTTGAAGCTGGCCAGATGACGACGGCAGTATTCACGAAGCTCGATGGCGCTGACTTGGGCGCCGTCCTTGGGAACGACAAAACCGACCACAACTTCACCACGCCTGGGGTCCGGTACGCCGATCACGGCGGACTGGGACACGGCAGGGTGATCGTCGAGGACATTCTCGATTTCCCGGGGGAACACGTTC harbors:
- a CDS encoding neutral/alkaline non-lysosomal ceramidase N-terminal domain-containing protein; amino-acid sequence: MKRPMPGLGWFGSTLLVSSIAVAANDVGFYQIGSASVVITPKVAHDAPPVWLAGYGQGRQAEGVHDDIYARAIFIHDGQFGLAIVACDLIGLFHDEVAKVRKELGRLQLSPSIDYVLVSSTHTHAGPDTLGLWGPVGRTGITPGYLDEVRTACVDAVRRAHRNARRGTLRIGTADVNRLAELIGDSRLPKVIDSQLTVIQATNDGGEMIVTLVNMPCHPEVLGSKNKQLSSDFPSTLRQYLETKFGGLAVYNSGAVGGLLSPREPKSDPFTNEPLPEDEIGRMIAYGRIIGRIAEGAIDQAQPLRGPIRAISREVQIPLWNPFYRLGGSIGVLQRPMLDADGRPVKMQQAATATAAAGAPAEGDLYLKTEIGLIQIGSLQIAAVPGELYPELALGRFQQPQEAAADFPNAPLEPAIYPLMTGRFKMVIGLANDEIGYIIPKSQWDWSSPYAYGRKERQYGEINSCGPEAATRLMAAWQSLVAQR